One stretch of Punica granatum isolate Tunisia-2019 chromosome 5, ASM765513v2, whole genome shotgun sequence DNA includes these proteins:
- the LOC116208830 gene encoding uncharacterized protein LOC116208830, whose product MEIVGSRNLMISMAFLMAIILVHGASTAHANDVPPNLDYETCFKECMFMSGCKTLPPKESKMCTSQCKEMCRHHLRASAPSPSIGTPGSDDVRKRTLMQSGQRF is encoded by the exons ATGGAGATCGTTGGAAGCAGAAACCTCATGATTTCAATGGCGTTTCTCATGGCTATTATTTTGGTGCACGGAGCCTCAACTGCTCATGCTAATGATGTGCCTCCTAATCTCGACTACGAGACATGCTTCAAGGAGTGTATGTTCATGTCCGGGTGCAAAACACTACCCCCCAAAGAATCCAAAATGTGCACATCACAGTGCAAGGAGATGTGCCGCCACCATCTCCGAGCCAGTGCCCCGTCTCCCTCTATTGGTACTCCAG gtTCCGATGATGTAAGAAAGAGGACCTTGATGCAATCTGGCCAGAGGTTTTAA
- the LOC116208793 gene encoding uncharacterized protein LOC116208793 — MEIVGSRNLMISMAFLMAIILVQGASTAHANDVPPNLDYETCFKECMFMSGCKTLPPKESKMCTSQCKEMCRHHLRASAPSPSVGTPGSDDVRKRTVMQSALGF; from the exons ATGGAGATCGTTGGAAGCAGAAACCTCATGATTTCAATGGCGTTTCTCATGGCTATTATTTTGGTGCAAGGAGCCTCAACTGCGCATGCTAATGATGTGCCTCCGAATCTCGACTACGAGACATGCTTCAAGGAGTGTATGTTCATGTCCGGGTGCAAAACACTACCCCCCAAAGAATCCAAAATGTGCACATCACAGTGCAAGGAGATGTGCCGCCACCATCTCCGAGCCAGTGCCCCGTCTCCCTCTGTTGGTACTCCAG gtTCTGATGATGTAAGAAAGAGGACCGTGATGCAATCTGCCCTGGGGTTTTAA